A window from Citrus sinensis cultivar Valencia sweet orange chromosome 5, DVS_A1.0, whole genome shotgun sequence encodes these proteins:
- the LOC102617454 gene encoding plant UBX domain-containing protein 1-like — MSVESSSPKLELAAATKEKFGREIRVFETSGQFSSSPRIDETDDDNDDDDDEFYEFTAEDYYRILAANKKKEDNKFLKTKGIREAEEAAGTGRSKFRKAVIIRVRFPDNHTLEVNFHPSETMQSLVDFLRMRVLSRTDVPFYLYTAPPKRIIKDMSQDFYSAGFIPGAIVYFSYDDAYATVAAAANSGPFLREDVMSLKGCLQVIADHQQQPHDDPKPAAEKKSVKLRPKWLKI; from the coding sequence atgtctgtTGAGAGTTCATCGCCAAAGCTTGAACTTGCTGCTGCTACAAAAGAAAAGTTTGGACGAGAAATCCGAGTTTTTGAAACATCTGGGCAGTTTTCATCATCACCAAGAATCGACGAGAcagatgatgataatgatgatgatgatgatgaattcTATGAGTTCACTGCAGAAGATTACTATCGAATACTCGCAGCCaataagaaaaaggaagataATAAATTCCTGAAGACAAAAGGAATTCGAGAAGCAGAGGAGGCAGCTGGCACTGGCAGGTCAAAATTCAGAAAGGCAGTAATTATCAGAGTCAGGTTTCCTGATAATCACACGTTAGAGGTCAATTTCCATCCGTCCGAGACAATGCAGAGCCTGGTTGATTTTCTCAGGATGAGGGTGCTTTCTCGGACAGACGTACCGTTCTATTTATACACTGCTCCTCCCAAGAGGATAATAAAAGACATGTCTCAGGATTTTTACTCGGCTGGTTTTATTCCTGGTGCCATTGTCTATTTTTCTTATGATGATGCTTATGCTactgttgctgctgctgctaatTCAGGCCCATTCCTTCGAGAAGACGTCATGTCTTTGAAAGGTTGTTTGCAAGTTATTGCTGATCATCAGCAGCAGCCTCATGATGATCCTAAACCTGCTGCTGAGAAAAAGTCTGTCAAGCTCAGGCCTAAGTGGCTGAAAATATGA
- the LOC102609732 gene encoding uncharacterized protein LOC102609732: protein MASATARPTFSFHLSQASPSKPPKPHFISPLVFPKKSSKLHFVTLSIDVSKEDKPTSEQQQQQQLSNASAPPPPPPPAPAAQEVQEEKFDKRRLEEKFAVLNTGIYECRSCGYKYDEAVGDPSYPIPPGFQFDKLPDDWRCPTCGAAQSFFESKSVEIAGFAENQQFGLGGNALTSGQKAVLIYGSLLFFFLLFLGGYFLQ from the coding sequence ATGGCTTCTGCAACAGCAAGACCCACCTTCTCTTTTCACCTCTCCCAAGCTTCTCCTTCAAAACCACCGAAACCCCACTTCATCTCCCCTCTTGTCTTCCCAAAGAAATCCTCAAAACTCCATTTTGTCACTCTCTCCATTGATGTTTCGAAAGAAGACAAGCCCACTTctgagcagcagcagcagcaacaactGTCCAATGCCTCtgctcctcctcctcctcctccccCAGCTCCTGCTGCACAAGAAGTGCAAGAAGAAAAGTTTGATAAACGTCGATTAGAAGAGAAATTTGCAGTCTTGAATACGGGTATATATGAGTGTAGGTCTTGTGGGTATAAATATGATGAAGCAGTTGGTGACCCTTCGTATCCAATACCACCTGGCTTCCAGTTTGATAAGTTGCCTGATGATTGGAGGTGCCCTACTTGTGGTGCTGCTCAGAGCTTTTTCGAGAGTAAGAGTGTTGAGATTGCGGGGTTTGCTGAGAATCAGCAGTTTGGACTTGGTGGCAATGCCCTCACCTCTGGCCAGAAGGCTGTGTTGATATATGGTAGcttgttgtttttcttcttattgttCTTGGGTGGTTACTTTTTGCAATGA